Sequence from the Molothrus aeneus isolate 106 chromosome 15, BPBGC_Maene_1.0, whole genome shotgun sequence genome:
CTCAAATcagtttaaatgtttaaattttttaggCGGGCAGtgtcttttttctgtctttgttctTACTATTCATATATTTGTGTTTCCCTAAAGGCACTGCTTTTATATTTCACCAACCTACAGATTTCACATTTAAGATGCTGATATTGCAGTGTGAGATGCTGCAGGAATAGAAAGAGTTTATACTTTATTAAGCAAGGAAGGTACAGAAAATGCAGTGACAATTTAAAACAGTGAATTAACCATTATGGAGCCTTCTAAATGGCATTTATGTGTAAAATCAAAATATCTGTTGACTGGCAGCTTCACAAGGCAAGCTGGAGCTAGTTTAATCATCCCTTTATGCTAATCACACTTGCAgtatcattttaattttgtgggAAACAAAAAGCTAAGATAGCTTTAATAGTTAATAATCACTTTATGCTAATCACATTTGCagtatcatttttattttgtgggaATCAAAAAGCTAAAATAGCTACTGATACAGACAAGCAGTCACAgagattttttaataaatacaacTGGAGCAAAAAGTATACCCTGTGCTCCAACTGGATGTTTTTGTTATGAAGCAGAGTGATACAGTAGTCTGGGCAACAGCAGGATTTGTCTTTTGTAATTTTAGCATGTAACCTAAGTGAGGTAGGATAGTTTTGAGTCCAGTCCAAGGGAGAGTAAGGAAAGACTTCGATGTCAGCATCCTTTGAGCCCTGACACGAATCAGAAACCTgagcctctccctccctgcctctggTTTCAGGGGCACGATGAACATCGAGGTGCACAACATCACTTACACCAGTGCCACTGTGTCCTGGGCcatgagcagcccctgcccagagAACTACTACCACGTCATGTACCGCCCCAACTGGAACAGCGTCTTCGCCGGCTACCTGCGGCAGAACTTCCACCGCGAGGAGCGCGTGCCGCACCCGCTCAGCTCCCTGGTGCTGCACCACCTCACGCCCTCCACCATCTACGTGCTCTGCATCACCTGCAAGAACTCCTACCCCTCCAGCAACCACTGCACCACCTTCCACACGCTGGACAAAATCCCCCTGGTTTTCGGCGGCTCCAAGCACGAGCCCACCACGTCCATGTGGATGGTgagcagcctcctgctcctctgcttcctcGCCCTGCTGGCCTACGGCTGCCTGCAGTTCTGGTCTGCACGCTGCCACTGGGCTGCCAGGCTGAAGCACCCCgacagcagctctgaagaagtgggggaaggaagtGGCTCACCAGAGGAGCCACTGAGTGATGGACTGAGAGAGGAGCTCCTGGAAGTGCCCATGACCGCTGTGCTGATGAGGAGCTCCAGTTTCGTGAAGGAGAGCCCCTATAATTCCCctcactgctttttttcctataaaaacAGTGATGATAAAAGGGCCATCCTGCCACAGCATGGCCTTCaatgaaagcaaaaggaaacaaaatcttgCTTAGAGGTTTGGTTTGTCCTGCTCTTCCCCAGCTCTTGCCAAGAGGactgtctgtgtgtccatggCAGCTGTCTGTCCCAGGGTAGAACACGAGGCATAGACATTGGTCACAGGGAGAAAGATTTTTGTCAAGTGACAAAAATACTGTCATTTgctgaagatttttaaaaaagaaaccaagtcAGCACTCTGGGAACAGCCAGGCTTGGCAGACTGTAGTGTCATTAGCTCATGTGCATCAGTGCTGTAGGTTCACCTCAGAGTCATCAATCAATGTGCATAAGAAATAAACTTCACTCAAGTAGTTTCACACTTGAGTACCGCTCCACTATCATCACAGACCAAGCCTTTGTAATGCCTGCATAAAAAGTCATTGCAGCCtgagaaaaaagctttttgtcaGTATTAAGTAGTGCACACACAAGTATTTTAGTAATTCCCATTTTGAACAGAAAATGGGATTTCCGAAGTGGTACCTTCCTTAGGGAGCATCACTGCATCAGAGCACCATCTTGCTCACTTGCCTGTGCATTTAGATGGATTTGATTCAGTCTCAGTGCCAACACCAAGCAAGAGCAGTGCTGACACCCCCTAACACGGGCATTTTATGGAGAAGAATatgaaaaaacaacagcaacagcacatGAATCTGCTTCTTGCATGTCTGTTTGGTTGCACACAGCAATGTGACCCTGCTCATTCACACCCACCACTCTGTAAATGAACCAGTCCTtgcatttcttcctcttcctaaataaatatttccaacCCCCACC
This genomic interval carries:
- the FNDC9 gene encoding fibronectin type III domain-containing protein 9, with amino-acid sequence MNIEVHNITYTSATVSWAMSSPCPENYYHVMYRPNWNSVFAGYLRQNFHREERVPHPLSSLVLHHLTPSTIYVLCITCKNSYPSSNHCTTFHTLDKIPLVFGGSKHEPTTSMWMVSSLLLLCFLALLAYGCLQFWSARCHWAARLKHPDSSSEEVGEGSGSPEEPLSDGLREELLEVPMTAVLMRSSSFVKESPYNSPHCFFSYKNSDDKRAILPQHGLQ